The Solanum lycopersicum chromosome 9, SLM_r2.1 genome window below encodes:
- the LOC101257706 gene encoding uncharacterized protein, with protein MNYHSRRILTLDESSRKRKDRDTFYSSPRPSNPLTSVSNANLTTSFPKPDPKKKGHPPHQMPNSVLAGYMAYEYLTKGTLLGQKFDPARPRANAAATPVADPKKRKSSPDEPKPSQNYVEISSLLRSDGTHIPGIVNPTQLGQWIQM; from the coding sequence ATGAATTATCACTCACGGCGAATCTTAACTCTTGACGAGTCATCACGGAAGCGAAAAGACCGAGACACGTTTTATTCGTCTCCAAGACCGTCAAATCCACTAACGTCCGTTAGTAATGCTAACCTTACGACGTCGTTTCCTAAACCCGACCCCAAAAAAAAGGGTCATCCTCCTCATCAAATGCCTAATTCAGTTTTAGCCGGGTATATGGCTTATGAGTATTTAACTAAAGGTACTTTATTGGGTCAGAAATTTGACCCGGCTCGACCTAGAGCTAATGCTGCTGCTACTCCTGTAGCCGACCCGAAGAAGAGAAAGTCGAGCCCGGATGAGCCGAAGCCGAGCCAGAATTATGTTGAGATATCTAGCTTGTTGAGGAGTGATGGGACCCACATTCCTGGTATTGTCAATCCGACGCAGCTGGGACAGTGGATTCAGAtgtga